One region of Thiorhodovibrio frisius genomic DNA includes:
- a CDS encoding glycosyltransferase, whose translation MLNLALQQRHGGVIIRHARDPRHFQPAAALQGLRQTEAPTDQPHPVSTRELSLAVNRERLHALVDATARRAASPAPLDPALARLAALPALGPLPRALLAADPAARDGVSVIILSLRGAELLERLLGRFRATNSHQPVELIIIDHGDPHDPDDPTAAVIARHRDALDLWHLPRGRNHSFSDSCNLGASLARYPYLLFLNNDILYTADALPPALAQLRDPRHGIVGIRLDDDPASLPPDQITGQTPGIQHLGIHFPWSAERGYHHPRQIRLPSVQDYLAQSPPAVSEQPAVTGAFLLCRKADFECLGGFSAEYDYGLEDIDLCLRMRQQLGKTSRCLTSIGLQHAESTTRRRDPHATRARIARNHQHFKQRWAARTQALASQPAPQPRARPTASLNILFVLPVPLDSNSGYHVKYHAAQLRAQGADCRVAVPDGNQAPGTDALPSCTHSQALARVPAAQFRNGRGPDILHAWTPRECVRRVVEPLRRVTGARLLVHLEDNEEYLTAIALGRPYAELARLPLAELDRCIPSDRYHPSRGQWLLDRADGLTLIASPLARFNRRRLPTQRLPAPVDETLFSPRPLNHSLRQAQSPPPCTACSPTPATSTGPTTRRSSSSITLSSGSTSTACPRYCCAPASTAPAPPPMPATPPGAVRELGWVPRAQVPDILAAADILIQPGDPGPFNNQRLPSKLPEYFAIGRPVIMARGHPDLNPRHGEQAWLLDTTAAVQLAEAVRTLWHDRPLAERLAQGARGYYEQHLRAEPSALFHFMTQHIQHRDQSRECRDGRYCPAAGE comes from the coding sequence GTGCTCAACCTCGCCCTGCAACAGCGCCACGGCGGCGTCATCATCCGCCACGCCCGCGACCCGCGCCACTTCCAGCCCGCCGCCGCGCTCCAGGGCCTGCGCCAAACCGAGGCCCCAACCGACCAGCCGCACCCCGTCTCCACCCGCGAGCTCAGCCTGGCGGTCAACCGCGAGCGCCTGCACGCCCTGGTGGACGCCACCGCCCGGCGCGCCGCCTCCCCCGCGCCGCTCGACCCCGCGCTCGCGCGCCTCGCCGCGCTGCCCGCGCTCGGCCCGCTGCCGCGCGCGCTGCTGGCCGCCGACCCCGCCGCCCGCGACGGCGTCAGCGTCATCATCCTCAGCCTGCGCGGCGCCGAGCTGCTGGAGCGCCTGCTGGGCCGCTTCCGTGCCACCAACAGCCACCAGCCGGTGGAGCTGATCATCATCGACCACGGCGACCCGCACGACCCCGACGACCCCACCGCCGCCGTCATCGCCCGCCACCGCGACGCGCTGGATCTCTGGCACCTGCCGCGCGGGCGCAATCACAGCTTTAGCGATTCTTGCAACCTCGGCGCCAGCCTGGCGCGCTACCCCTATCTGCTGTTTCTCAATAACGACATCCTCTACACCGCCGATGCCCTGCCGCCCGCGCTCGCCCAACTGCGTGACCCGCGCCATGGCATCGTTGGCATCCGCCTTGATGACGACCCGGCCAGCCTGCCGCCCGATCAAATAACCGGCCAGACCCCCGGCATTCAACACCTCGGCATCCACTTCCCCTGGAGCGCCGAGCGCGGCTACCACCACCCGCGCCAGATTCGCCTGCCCAGTGTGCAGGACTACCTCGCCCAATCCCCACCCGCAGTCAGCGAGCAACCCGCCGTCACCGGCGCCTTTCTGCTCTGTCGCAAGGCGGACTTCGAGTGCCTCGGCGGCTTCAGCGCTGAGTATGACTACGGGTTAGAGGACATTGACCTGTGCCTGCGCATGCGCCAGCAGCTCGGTAAAACCAGCCGCTGCCTCACCAGCATTGGCCTGCAGCATGCCGAAAGCACCACCAGGCGGCGCGATCCGCACGCGACCCGCGCGCGCATCGCCCGCAATCACCAACACTTCAAGCAGCGCTGGGCCGCCCGCACCCAAGCCCTCGCCAGCCAGCCCGCGCCCCAACCGCGCGCGCGGCCCACCGCTAGCCTCAATATCCTGTTCGTGCTGCCCGTGCCGCTCGACAGCAACAGCGGCTACCACGTCAAATACCACGCCGCCCAACTCCGCGCCCAGGGCGCCGACTGCCGTGTCGCCGTGCCCGACGGCAATCAGGCTCCCGGCACCGATGCCCTGCCCAGTTGCACCCACAGCCAGGCCCTCGCGCGCGTCCCCGCCGCCCAATTCCGCAACGGTCGCGGCCCCGACATTCTCCATGCCTGGACCCCGCGCGAGTGCGTGCGTCGGGTTGTCGAGCCCCTGCGCCGCGTCACCGGCGCCCGCCTGCTGGTGCATCTGGAAGACAACGAAGAATATCTCACCGCCATCGCCCTTGGCCGCCCCTATGCCGAGCTCGCCCGCCTGCCGCTGGCCGAACTCGACCGCTGCATCCCCAGCGACCGCTACCACCCCAGCCGCGGACAATGGCTGCTCGACCGTGCCGACGGCCTCACCCTCATCGCCAGCCCGCTCGCGCGTTTCAACCGCCGGCGCCTCCCTACCCAGCGTCTGCCCGCCCCGGTGGACGAGACCCTGTTCTCCCCGCGCCCGCTCAACCACAGCCTACGCCAAGCCCAGAGCCCCCCGCCGTGCACTGCGTGCTCGCCTACACCGGCAACGTCCACCGGGCCAACCACCAGGAGGTCGTCGAGCTCTATCACGCTGTCATCCGGCTCAACCAGCACGGCCTGCCCACGGTACTGCTGCGCACCGGCGTCAACCGCGCCGGCACCCCCCCCCATGCCTGCCACTCCGCCCGGCGCGGTACGTGAACTCGGCTGGGTCCCCCGCGCCCAGGTGCCAGACATCCTCGCCGCCGCCGACATCCTCATCCAACCCGGCGACCCCGGCCCCTTCAACAACCAGCGCCTGCCGAGCAAACTACCCGAATACTTCGCCATCGGCCGCCCGGTGATCATGGCGCGCGGCCATCCCGACCTCAACCCGCGCCATGGCGAACAAGCCTGGCTGCTCGACACCACCGCCGCCGTTCAACTCGCCGAAGCCGTGCGAACGCTTTGGCACGACCGCCCCCTCGCCGAGCGCCTCGCGCAGGGCGCCAGGGGTTATTATGAACAGCATCTGCGCGCCGAACCCTCCGCGTTGTTTCACTTCATGACCCAACACATCCAACACCGCGATCAATCGAGGGAATGCCGCGACGGTCGATACTGTCCCGCAGCGGGTGAATAA
- a CDS encoding Rossmann-fold NAD(P)-binding domain-containing protein, which yields MAAACLHVLDLDAETYLANTQPMCSHINVGNDVDVTIRELAETIARVTGYHGQLRFDSSKPDGPPRKLLVVSRLTALGWRADYALEDGLRQAYAWFREHQRDFRA from the coding sequence ATGGCCGCCGCCTGCCTGCATGTGCTCGATCTTGATGCCGAGACCTATCTGGCCAACACCCAGCCGATGTGCTCGCACATCAACGTCGGCAACGATGTCGATGTGACCATCCGCGAGCTGGCCGAGACCATCGCCCGCGTCACCGGCTACCACGGCCAGCTCCGCTTCGACTCAAGCAAGCCCGATGGGCCGCCGCGCAAGTTGTTGGTTGTCTCGCGGTTGACCGCGCTTGGCTGGCGGGCGGACTATGCACTGGAGGACGGCTTGCGGCAGGCGTATGCGTGGTTTCGCGAGCATCAGCGCGACTTCCGCGCCTGA
- a CDS encoding Rpn family recombination-promoting nuclease/putative transposase, producing MHTLLNPTNDYVFKRLFVEAPELLVALINDLRPDLPDITAVEILNPNIEPSDLAGKYIILDVLARDANGHCYNVEVQVRRYGAWNKRGLFYLARTLGGQLQAGEDYQELRASIGLHLLDFDLFTATKTERQQAIWRFEMRDETQPQVTLGNIFQLNLIELNKADRLGLPPGPLRTWITFFKHWQEELTMTAITHEPVIQAMNRLRALSADEEARRQAFVRERALHDEVSFLNEAKREGRQEGRDQAREEVARNLLTMNLLTDEQIATAAGLTEATVKALRDASR from the coding sequence ATGCACACACTCCTCAACCCCACCAACGACTACGTCTTCAAGCGGCTGTTCGTCGAGGCCCCGGAACTGCTGGTGGCCCTGATCAACGACCTGCGCCCCGACCTGCCCGACATCACCGCGGTCGAGATCCTCAACCCCAACATCGAGCCCAGCGATCTTGCCGGCAAATACATCATCCTCGACGTGCTGGCCCGCGATGCCAACGGCCACTGCTACAATGTCGAAGTGCAAGTGCGCCGCTATGGTGCCTGGAACAAGCGCGGCTTGTTCTACCTGGCACGCACCCTGGGCGGACAGCTTCAAGCTGGCGAAGACTATCAGGAGCTGCGCGCCTCCATTGGCCTGCACCTGCTCGACTTCGACCTTTTCACCGCCACCAAGACCGAACGTCAGCAGGCCATCTGGCGCTTCGAAATGCGCGACGAGACGCAGCCCCAGGTCACCCTCGGCAACATCTTCCAGCTCAACCTGATCGAACTCAACAAGGCCGACCGCCTCGGACTGCCTCCAGGACCGCTGCGCACCTGGATTACCTTCTTCAAACACTGGCAGGAGGAACTGACCATGACCGCCATCACCCACGAACCCGTGATCCAAGCCATGAACCGCCTGCGCGCCCTCAGCGCCGATGAAGAAGCACGCCGTCAGGCGTTCGTGCGCGAGCGCGCGCTGCACGATGAAGTCTCGTTTCTCAATGAAGCGAAACGCGAAGGCCGCCAAGAAGGCCGCGACCAAGCGCGCGAAGAAGTGGCACGCAATCTTCTGACCATGAACCTCCTGACCGATGAGCAGATTGCAACCGCTGCCGGCTTGACCGAAGCCACGGTCAAAGCACTGCGTGATGCGAGCCGATGA
- a CDS encoding Rpn family recombination-promoting nuclease/putative transposase, whose translation MTKLTDLLDPKNDYVFFRIFSEAPELLIDLINAVRADQPPIVEITLLDARLTPERITGKRLVLDLKGVDERGRRFNIEIQVRHFPFWIKRAMMYLARLYSEQLNAGTDYQQAQAVIGIHLLDFDLFKGEPGDDDNALWRFVMVDPRRAKCLEDTIEVNIVELRKADRLGQLPERLSAWIAYFEHWKEDDVMNNLAHAPVQKAHAKLRAMSAVEEECYWAEARDRALSDEVTMLNAARREGLEKGEQTARHQTALAMLQDGQLDIPTIARYAGLSESEVQELADGRGQH comes from the coding sequence ATGACCAAGCTAACCGACCTGCTCGACCCAAAGAACGATTACGTCTTCTTTCGCATCTTCTCCGAAGCGCCGGAGTTGCTGATCGACCTGATCAACGCGGTGCGCGCCGACCAGCCGCCGATTGTCGAGATCACGCTGCTCGATGCTCGCCTGACGCCCGAGCGCATCACCGGCAAACGCCTGGTGCTTGACCTCAAGGGCGTCGATGAGCGCGGACGGCGCTTCAATATCGAAATCCAGGTGCGCCACTTCCCGTTCTGGATCAAGCGCGCCATGATGTACCTCGCGCGTCTGTACAGCGAGCAACTCAACGCCGGCACGGATTATCAGCAAGCCCAGGCGGTCATCGGCATTCACTTGCTCGACTTCGATCTGTTCAAAGGCGAGCCGGGCGACGATGATAACGCCCTGTGGCGCTTCGTGATGGTCGACCCTCGGCGCGCCAAGTGCCTTGAGGACACCATTGAGGTCAATATTGTCGAACTGCGTAAAGCCGACCGCCTCGGCCAACTGCCCGAGCGCCTATCGGCCTGGATTGCTTACTTCGAGCACTGGAAAGAGGACGATGTGATGAACAATCTAGCCCATGCCCCCGTTCAGAAAGCCCATGCGAAGCTGCGCGCCATGAGCGCGGTCGAGGAGGAGTGCTATTGGGCCGAGGCGCGTGACCGGGCGCTCAGCGATGAGGTGACCATGCTGAATGCGGCGCGGCGGGAGGGCCTGGAGAAGGGTGAGCAGACTGCTCGCCACCAAACGGCACTGGCCATGCTGCAGGACGGGCAACTTGACATCCCCACCATCGCCCGCTACGCCGGCCTCAGCGAAAGCGAGGTGCAAGAACTCGCGGACGGTCGTGGGCAGCACTGA
- a CDS encoding Rpn family recombination-promoting nuclease/putative transposase, whose product MQNPTPGSILTLSQGKHPPSAPTNHKTTRFLNLATPLTQGNRAQRAGQHAQAIRHYAAGLRDDAQPGAHGPIGAQLAHNLRRARQGYRRQRQASSASASAGPCRFNAMTSPAPTTPRRRAPTHDSGYKLLYAHAAMVRDLLTGFVPGDWVRSLDLSTLERCSGSYVTEDLRDRADDLIWRLRWGEDWLYVYLLLEFQSTIDAWRRPNRGQPAISAPRSFASKPAAAPRTPWPSCAPWSTGSKSPSKTACVVPLPSGLGACSSPGVYPVFRSPP is encoded by the coding sequence ATGCAAAACCCCACGCCGGGGTCTATACTCACCCTCAGTCAGGGCAAGCACCCACCAAGCGCGCCCACTAACCACAAAACCACCCGCTTTTTGAACCTTGCCACACCCCTCACCCAAGGCAACCGCGCCCAGCGCGCCGGCCAGCACGCCCAAGCCATCCGCCACTATGCGGCAGGTCTGCGCGATGATGCCCAACCCGGCGCGCACGGCCCCATCGGCGCCCAGCTCGCGCACAACCTGCGGCGCGCCCGTCAGGGCTATCGCCGCCAGCGCCAGGCATCGAGCGCGTCAGCCTCAGCAGGACCGTGCCGGTTTAACGCCATGACATCACCGGCACCCACGACCCCGCGTCGGCGCGCGCCGACCCACGACAGCGGCTACAAGCTCCTCTATGCCCACGCCGCCATGGTGCGCGACCTGCTCACGGGCTTCGTCCCCGGCGACTGGGTCCGCAGCCTCGATCTCAGCACCCTCGAGCGCTGCAGCGGCAGCTACGTCACCGAAGACCTGCGCGACCGCGCCGATGATCTCATCTGGCGCCTACGCTGGGGCGAGGACTGGCTCTACGTCTATCTGCTGCTCGAATTCCAATCCACCATCGACGCCTGGCGAAGGCCGAACAGAGGCCAACCCGCAATCTCAGCGCCGCGCTCTTTCGCCTCGAAGCCAGCCGCAGCGCCGAGGACGCCCTGGCCATCGTGCGCGCCCTGGTCGACTGGCTCCAAGAGCCCGAGCAAAACAGCTTGTGTCGTGCCTTTGCCGTCTGGTTTGGGCGCGTGTTCCTCCCCAGGCGTTTACCCGGTGTTTCGGTCACCCCCATGA
- a CDS encoding RpnC/YadD family protein has protein sequence MNDLSEVYHMLADNVETWTDQWKRQGLEQGLEQGLEQGLEQGLEQGLEEGRETTRHILSRLARRRFGSEVAEQSRSLLAGISDPEQLEELADQLLLSPDGDTWLTQIKRAT, from the coding sequence ATGAATGATCTGAGCGAGGTCTATCACATGCTAGCCGACAATGTCGAAACCTGGACTGATCAATGGAAGCGGCAGGGCCTGGAGCAGGGCCTGGAGCAGGGCCTGGAACAAGGCCTGGAACAAGGCCTGGAACAAGGCCTGGAGGAAGGTCGCGAAACCACCCGGCACATCCTTTCCCGCTTAGCCCGCCGTCGCTTTGGCTCGGAGGTTGCCGAGCAGAGCCGATCCCTGCTGGCCGGCATCAGCGATCCCGAGCAGCTCGAAGAACTCGCCGATCAGCTTCTGCTCAGCCCCGACGGCGACACCTGGCTGACCCAGATCAAACGCGCAACTTGA
- a CDS encoding type II toxin-antitoxin system VapC family toxin, producing the protein MRRAYVDSCLFIYWVERAAPQTQAAQRWLEGNADANLCISPLVRMEILVKPMRLQQLSLIQAYETLLEAQTWLTINDRIFARALALRSRFGLKTPDALHLATAQQYGCDELWTNDSRLQSAAGSMAVNVFEHKM; encoded by the coding sequence ATGCGCCGCGCCTACGTCGACAGTTGCCTGTTCATCTACTGGGTGGAACGCGCCGCACCACAAACGCAGGCCGCACAGCGCTGGCTTGAAGGCAACGCTGACGCGAACCTCTGCATTTCTCCTCTGGTGCGAATGGAGATCTTGGTCAAGCCGATGCGGCTGCAACAACTGTCACTCATCCAGGCCTATGAAACTCTTTTGGAGGCGCAAACTTGGCTGACGATCAACGACCGGATCTTTGCGCGTGCGCTTGCTTTGCGCAGCCGTTTTGGTCTCAAGACACCGGACGCCTTGCACCTGGCAACGGCGCAGCAGTATGGCTGTGATGAATTGTGGACGAATGACAGCCGGTTGCAGTCCGCTGCCGGTTCAATGGCGGTCAACGTGTTTGAACATAAGATGTGA
- a CDS encoding Rpn family recombination-promoting nuclease/putative transposase, which yields MTSPAPTTPRRREPTHDSGYKLLYGHAAMVRDLLTGFVPGDWVSSLDLSTLERCSGSYVTEDLRDRADDLIWRLRWGKDWLYVYLLLEFQSTIDAWMAVRIQSYIGLLYQDLIRAEQLSAHGRLPPVLPIVLYNGTQVWNAAETIEPLLEPAPPVLADYRPQQAYLLPEEITPLK from the coding sequence ATGACATCACCGGCACCCACGACCCCGCGTCGGCGCGAGCCGACCCACGACAGCGGCTACAAGCTCCTCTATGGCCACGCGGCCATGGTGCGCGACCTGCTCACGGGCTTCGTCCCCGGCGACTGGGTGAGCAGCCTCGATCTCAGCACCCTCGAGCGCTGCAGCGGCAGCTACGTCACCGAAGACCTGCGCGACCGCGCCGACGACCTCATCTGGCGCCTACGCTGGGGCAAGGACTGGCTCTACGTCTATCTGCTGCTCGAATTCCAATCCACCATCGACGCCTGGATGGCGGTGCGCATCCAGAGTTACATCGGCCTGCTCTACCAAGATCTCATCCGCGCCGAACAGCTCAGCGCCCACGGCCGTCTGCCCCCGGTGCTGCCGATCGTGCTCTACAATGGCACCCAAGTCTGGAACGCCGCCGAGACCATCGAGCCGCTGCTTGAGCCCGCGCCACCCGTCCTGGCCGACTATCGTCCCCAGCAAGCCTATCTGCTGCCCGAAGAGATCACACCACTAAAATAG
- a CDS encoding DUF2442 domain-containing protein, translated as MDWDVKEAHVLEHGCIYVKFADGLEGKVRFQPTAYRGVFAKLRDPAEFNKLMVNGYFVTWPGELDLAPDAMHEQIEQSGEWIIH; from the coding sequence ATGGATTGGGATGTCAAAGAGGCCCATGTGCTGGAACATGGCTGCATTTATGTCAAGTTTGCCGATGGCCTCGAAGGCAAAGTGCGCTTTCAGCCCACCGCTTATCGCGGTGTTTTTGCCAAACTGCGCGATCCAGCGGAATTCAACAAGCTCATGGTCAACGGCTATTTTGTCACCTGGCCGGGAGAACTGGATTTAGCGCCTGATGCAATGCATGAGCAGATCGAGCAATCAGGCGAATGGATCATTCACTAG